A part of Vulpes vulpes isolate BD-2025 chromosome 15, VulVul3, whole genome shotgun sequence genomic DNA contains:
- the DNAJC28 gene encoding dnaJ homolog subfamily C member 28 → MNTMYVTTAQILRSHLINVSMIPNRMKMLPYLGVIRNRMMSTHKSKKKMREYYRLLNLDEGCSADDVRESFHKLAKQYHPDGDSSTADSATFIRIEEAYRKVLSHVIGQTNAQQNKVEEAEEEEDKFKYKTPQHRHYLSFEGIGFGTPSQREKQYRQFRADRATEQVMEYQKQKLQSQYFANSVIVKDVRQSKEQKITQAIDRLVEDLIQESMAKGDFDNLSGKGKPLKKFSGCSYIDPMTHNLNRILIDNGYQPEWILMQKEIKDTIDQLREAILASRKKLGNPMTLNEQKQWNQVCEQFQEDIRKLNKRINDFNLIVPLLTSQKVHFDAQKEIARAQEVYETLTEAKEVTDKNPNNTDQREGEKTPGVKTGFFNWMNVWKFIRIWPLKYSQ, encoded by the coding sequence ATGAACACGATGTACGTGACAACGGCTCAGATCTTAAGATCTCATCTGATAAATGTTTCAATGATACCTAATCGAATGAAAATGCTTCCATATCTCGGTGTCATTAGAAATAGAATGATGTCAACTCATAAATCCAAAAAGAAGATGAGAGAATATTATAGGCTGCTAAATCTGGATGAAGGATGCTCTGCGGATGACGTCAGGGAATCTTTTCATAAGCTTGCCAAGCAATACCATCCAGACGGTGACTCTAGTACTGCTGATTCTGCGACATTTATAAGGATCGAAGAAGCTTATAGGAAGGTGCTTTCCCATGTGATAGGACAAACAAATGCCCAACAGAATAAAgttgaagaagcagaggaagaagaagacaaattcaaatataaaacacCCCAACACCGGCATTATTTAAGTTTTGAAGGTATTGGTTTCGGAACCCCAAGTCAACGGGAGAAGCAATATAGGCAGTTTAGAGCAGACCGTGCCACTGAGCAGGTGATGGAATATCAGAAGCAGAAACTACAAAGCCAGTATTTCGCCAATAGTGTAATTGTTAAAGATGTAAGACAGAGCAAAGAACAAAAGATAACTCAGGCTATAGATCGTTTAGTAGAGGATCTCATTCAGGAATCAATGGCCAAAGGAGACTTCGACAATCTCAGTGGGAAGGGAAAACCTCTAAAAAAATTTTCTGGCTGTTCATATATCGATCCCATGACTCACAACCTGAACAGAATATTGATAGATAATGGATACCAACCAGAATGGATCCtaatgcaaaaagaaataaaagataccaTTGATCAACTCAGAGAGGCCATTTTAGCGTCAAGAAAAAAACTTGGGAATCCAATGACACTGAATGAACAGAAGCAGTGGAACCAAGTTTGTGAGCAGTTTCAAGAAGACATCCGGAAACTAAACAAGCGaattaatgattttaatttaattgttcCCCTCCTGACCAGTCAGAAAGTCCATTTTGATGCACAGAAAGAAATTGCCAGAGCCCAAGAAGTATATGAGACCCTTACAGAAGCAAAGGAAGTCACAgataaaaacccaaacaacactgatcagagagaaggagagaaaacaccTGGAGTCAAGACAGGTTTTTTTAACTGGATGAATGTGTGGAAATTTATTAGAATATGGCCACTTAAATACTCACAGTAG